CGGCGAAGCTTATGAAATGCTTTCCGATGCAACTAAACGCGCCCAATACGACCAGTTTAGCCGCTATTGGAAACGACAAGGTTTTCCTAAGCAAACTCCCAAACCCAAAGGCTGGGGCGAGAGTCGAACAGGAGAACGTAACGACAATGAGAATTTAGATCCAAGCCAATTTGCTAATTTTGAAGATTTCTTAAATCAAGTTATCGGGGTTGGTGGTCGTAGAGAAAGTAAAAATGGCGCTAGTAAAAATGCGACAGCAGACCCGTTTCGTTCACCGAAAAGCCGAGTTGAATATACAGTCCCGAAAAGTCCACCCCGTCAAACCCGTCGGGATATTGAGGCGAGATTAACCTTACCTTTAGAAAAGGCTTATTCTGGTGGGAATGAACGTATTAGATTAGAGGATGGGCGATCGCTAGAAGTAACAATGCCCCCAGGTATGGTTACAGGTCAAACTATCCGCCTACGCAATCAAGGTATGGGCGGCGGCGACCTCTATCTCAAAATCACGGTAGAACCTCACCCATTGTTTAAGCTTGATGGTGCGAATATATTCTGTCAAGTACCAGTAACACCTAGCGAAGCAGTTTTAGGAGGACAAGTAGAAGCACCTACTTTAGATGGCCCTGTGAAGATGACAATTCCTCCAGGAGTCAGGTCTGGTCAAAGATTCCGTTTGGCAAATAAAGGCTATCCTACCGACAATGGTAAACGTGGCGATCAATTGGTAGAAATTCAAATACTTACCCCAAAAACTATTAGCCAAGAAGAAAAAGAATTGTACGAAAAGATTCGGCAAATTGAAACCTTTAAACCCCGTGCTGATTTAATTTAATTAAGTAAACTATCACAACAGCATCTGCCACAATTACTTAATTGTTTTGGCAGTTATTATCTTGCGTAAAATTTACTTTTATAAATTTTGAAATGAACTTTAGCAATTCCCATTTAAGTGAGGTACAAAATTAGTATTTTTCAAC
Above is a genomic segment from Nostoc sp. MS1 containing:
- a CDS encoding DnaJ C-terminal domain-containing protein — its product is MQNLQNFRDYYEILGVSKDATNEDIKKNYRRLARQYHPDLNPGNKEAEEKFKIIGEAYEMLSDATKRAQYDQFSRYWKRQGFPKQTPKPKGWGESRTGERNDNENLDPSQFANFEDFLNQVIGVGGRRESKNGASKNATADPFRSPKSRVEYTVPKSPPRQTRRDIEARLTLPLEKAYSGGNERIRLEDGRSLEVTMPPGMVTGQTIRLRNQGMGGGDLYLKITVEPHPLFKLDGANIFCQVPVTPSEAVLGGQVEAPTLDGPVKMTIPPGVRSGQRFRLANKGYPTDNGKRGDQLVEIQILTPKTISQEEKELYEKIRQIETFKPRADLI